A single genomic interval of Apis cerana isolate GH-2021 linkage group LG14, AcerK_1.0, whole genome shotgun sequence harbors:
- the LOC107998766 gene encoding uncharacterized protein LOC107998766 isoform X1 — protein sequence MSPFFSVLLVLLSSFDLSKSAANGALESTSTEPSSAPRSINDSTSYVDEQFRNNSESVETLFVPEDLDQYKQMVEFVRKLFERVGQSIDRKRLVNGDKGGAGDVDNNSKIDRFSKVGHAETRNSRPSDGGKDEEKYLQRYPEGGGVSPAGNNGKEYGVTWMERNNYQGDHKIQPDEHDLLEAVNFGLDAMNELYAVKEPMLYSMGLYLDSDNPARHVAIFNDQTEEARMLAKYGYAVLQGATLFKRKFPNTPTDTLLSLRRSQSDPLRRSCPNRGVPDCPAASLRYRTSDGSCNNLKHLWWGSAMSTMERFLPPIYGDGIQSIRRSITGGPLPSPRLISAIIHKDKDVPLESVTHMLMQWGQFIDHDLTATGQSRGFNGSVPQCCLKSGLGFQPPEFMHPECLPIPVSPQDHFFGPLGIRCLEFARSGPAPKEDCEFGPREQLTQVTSYLDASMVYSSHPFVTDSLRLFRNGLLQYGKIQSHRPVLAKMDPDICRRGSLSTSCFKAGDGRLVEQPALTSLHVVFLRLHNRIATKLAALNAHWSDEKLFQESRRIVAAIVQHITYREFLPIVLGQDVMRIFGLELLSEGYYEGYDPNVNPTVANAFSTAAYRFGHSLVQHSFVRFDSDHRPIFNNVSIHDELANLGDLETAGSVDRLLLGLINQPAQRRDEHISEELTNHLFQTPSFPFGMDLASINIQRGRDHGIPPYVRWREPCALSPIRDFDDLDKVIPPSTASKFRSVYSSVEDIDLFSGGIAEKSVKGGLVGPTFACIIGQQFNNLRRGDRFWYENSENGFTGGQLRQIRRVTLSQVLCITMDDIETVQPFVFLTRDTLKNQPLPCNDSLLHRFNLEFWAEGSVQDPPFRRRGILDTIKKRITSTGGATPAPESVATSTTSRSVPQQGAIAPHNNLNPPKASIHQQNRIVVKKPLHPSDNLTIVVQNNAINSPVFVNDAIYGSDIRVNPSLNQQTRQKETQQTDVPHGLLHIPVHVSPPKPIPTVHPLANPFHADRPYVPYAFHDPNNPNPTIRRPTYSEDVVFDSFPGTSPRPTLYTYYTNFLKPAGTRTPIYATWNQQQDRGSSDQLHNDRSDIWQKLHYRSSPSPGSFTSRPFTEAASSEAKHSENRYTAVSSDHRSSAAPHRTGSNDREPTSHDHHGFAASLNEKGSGDPNSSSSATNDRLGHPDSTGDRTTVPYYSNDRSSEGTSFYQSLATRDPSKNHGATTEGTTSEAGYKIVKMEDRVTSEIPKPFTVRSDNRARKPGQYYYERNVLRRYPDDTKTVEDRGESYSGGEASIGDRIFIGGSVRNGEQIVDGNANDADAIGTMNQRRNESLEGDDVDRGLDEEAFSDEIETAEPRYSDWLNPEEDPSLSSVFEMPKIPSSEATAAKELPKPMTRLKNYAF from the exons ATGTCTCCTTTCTTCTc cgtcctcctcgtccttctctcctccttcGATCTGTCGAAATCAGCTGCGAATGGGGCTCTCGAATCAACAAGCACGGAACCATCTTCGGctcctcgatcgataaatGATTCGACGAGTTACGTGGACGAACAATTCCGTAACAATTCCGAATCGGTGGAAACTTTGTTCGTTCCCGAGGATCTGGATCAGTACAAACAGATGGTGGAATTCGTGCGGAAATTATTCGAACGCGTGGGACAATCGATCGACAGGAAGAGGCTCGTAAACGGCGATAAAGGAGGCGCGGGCGACGTTGATAATAATAgcaagatcgatcgattttcgaaGGTGGGACACGCGGAGACGAGGAATTCAAGGCCGTCGGATGGAGGAAAGgacgaggaaaaatatttgcagaGGTATCCCGAGGGTGGTGGAGTTTCTCCGGCGGGGAATAATGGAAAGGAATACGGAGTAACTTGGATGGAAAGGAACAATTATCAGGGTGATCACAAAATCCAACCCGACGAGCACGATTTGTTAGAGGCGGTTAATTTTGGCCTCGACGCCATGAACGAGTTGTACGCGGTCAAGGAACCGATGCTCTACTCGATGG GCCTTTACCTCGATTCGGACAATCCTGCAAGGCACGTGGCAATTTTTAACGACCAAACAGAGGAAGCAAGAATGCTCGCCAAGTACGGTTACGCTGTTCTCCAGGGCGCCACGTTGTTCAAAAGAAA ATTCCCGAACACGCCGACGGACACGCTTCTGTCTCTACGTCGGAGTCAAAGCGATCCACTCCGACGTAGCTGCCCGAACAGAGGAGTTCCAGACTGTCCAGCGGCTAGTTTGAGATACAGAACGTCCGATGGAAGCTGTAACAACCTGAAGCATCTCTGGTGGGGCTCGGCCATGTCCACGATGGAAAG ATTCTTGCCACCAATTTACGGGGATGGAATTCAGAGTATCAGGAGATCGATAACCGGAGGGCCGCTTCCCAGCCCGAGACTGATAAGCGCGATAATTCACAAGGACAAAGATGTTCCTTTGGAGTCTGTCACTCATATGCTGATGCAGTGGGGGCAGTTTATCGACCATGACTTGACAG CCACCGGACAAAGCAGAGGATTTAACGGCAGCGTGCCGCAGTGTTGCCTGAAATCTGGCTTAGGCTTCCAACCGCCGGAATTTATG CATCCAGAGTGTTTACCGATACCGGTCAGCCCGCAAGACCATTTCTTCGGCCCTCTGGGTATCAGGTGTTTGGAATTCGCTCGCAGCGGTCCGGCGCCGAAAGAAGACTGCGAGTTCGGGCCCAGAGAGCAATTGACGCAAGTGACGAGCTACCTGGATGCTTCCATGGTGTACAGCAGCCACCCGTTCGTCACGGACTCTTTAAGATTATTTCGAAACG GTCTGTTGCAGTACGGAAAGATTCAGTCGCACAGGCCGGTGCTGGCCAAAATGGATCCCGACATTTGCAGACGCGGGTCGTTATCCACGAGCTGCTTCAAAGCCGGCGACGGCCGGCTTGTCGAGCAGCCCGCCCTCACTTCCCTCCACGTCGTTTTTCTCAGGCTGCACAATAGAATAGCGACGAAACTTGCCGCGTTGAACGCTCATTGGAGCGACGAGAAACTGTTTCAAGAATCCCGGAGAATCGTCGCCGCCATTGTCCAGCACATCACCTACAGAGAATTTCTGCCCATTGTCCTTG GTCAGGACGTGATGAGGATATTCGGGCTGGAACTGCTGAGCGAAGGATATTACGAGGGCTACGATCCAAATGTGAACCCGACCGTCGCGAACGCGTTCTCCACGGCCGCTTATCGCTTCGGCCACTCCCTGGTCCAGCACAGCTTCGTCCGCTTCGACAGCGACCATCGGCCTATTTTCAACA ATGTCTCGATTCACGACGAGCTGGCCAATCTCGGCGATTTGGAGACAGCGGGATCCGTGGACCGCCTTCTTCTCGGCCTGATCAATCAACCCGCCCAGAGAAGGGACGAGCACATAAGCGAAGAACTGACCAATCACCTGTTCCAGACTCCCAGCTTCCCCTTCGGGATGGATCTGGCTTCCATCAACATCCAACGGGGAAGGGATCACGGGATCCCCCCCTACGTCCGCTGGAGAGAACCCTGCGCCCTGTCCCCCATAAGAGACTTCGACGACTTGGACAAAGTTATCCCGCCGTCCACCGCGAGCAAGTTCAGATCGGTCTATTCGTCGGTGGAGGATATCGATTTATTCAGCGGCGGGATCGCGGAGAAATCGGTGAAGGGTGGTTTGGTGGGACCCACGTTCGCCTGTATAATCGGCCAACAGTTTAATAACCTTCGTCGAGGCGATAGATTCTGGTACGAGAATTCCGAAAACGGTTTCACGGGTGGACAGCTTCGACAAATCAGACGCGTCACCCTGTCCCAGGTTCTCTGCATCACGATGGACGATATCGAGACCGTTCAACCGTTCGTGTTCTTGACACGAGACACCTTGAAGAATCAACCCCTGCCCTGCAACGATTCCCTCCTTCACCGATTCAACTTGGAATTTTGGGCGGAGGGTAGCGTGCAGGATCCTCCCTTTAGAAGAAGGGGGATACTGGACACTATAAAGAAGAGGATCACCTCGACCGGAGGTGCAACCCCTGCCCCGGAGAGCGTTGCCACGTCGACCACGTCGAGGAGCGTTCCTCAGCAAGGCGCGATAGCACCGCACAACAACTTAAATCCCCCGAAGGCGAGCATCCATCAGCAGAATAGGATCGTAGTGAAGAAACCGTTGCACCCGTCCGACAACCTCACCATAGTCGTGCAAAATAACGCCATCAATTCCCCCGTGTTCGTGAACGACGCCATTTACGGGTCCGACATAAGGGTGAATCCTTCCCTCAATCAACAAACCCGACAGAAGGAGACGCAACAGACGGACGTCCCCCACGGATTGCTGCATATCCCCGTCCACGTGTCCCCGCCGAAACCCATACCCACGGTCCATCCTTTGGCGAATCCTTTTCACGCGGATCGCCCTTACGTCCCCTACGCGTTCCACGACCCGAATAACCCGAACCCAACGATCCGCAGGCCGACTTACTCCGAGGACGTGGTGTTCGACAGTTTCCCCGGCACCAGCCCCAGGCCGACTTTGTACACCTACTACACCAATTTCCTGAAGCCGGCCGGCACGCGCACGCCGATTTACGCGACCTGGAACCAACAACAAGATCGAGGCTCCTCCGACCAATTGCACAACGATCGATCCGACATTTGGCAGAAATTGCACTATCGATCTTCGCCTTCGCCCGGATCTTTCACGAGCCGACCTTTCACGGAAGCGGCGAGCAGCGAAGCCAAGCATTCCGAAAATAGATACACCGCGGTGTCCTCGGATCACCGTTCGAGCGCTGCGCCTCATCGAACGGGATCCAACGATCGAGAACCGACCAGCCACGATCATCACGGGTTTGCGGCGAGCTTGAACGAGAAGGGAAGCGGCGATCCTAATTCGAGCTCCTCCGCAACGAACGACCGACTCGGTCATCCGGATTCGACCGGGGATCGTACAACTGTTCCATATTATTCGAACGATCGCTCGTCCGAGGGGACGAGTTTCTATCAGAGTCTTGCGACGCGAGATCCATCCAAGAATCACGGTGCGACGACGGAGGGGACGACGAGCGAAGCGGGGTATAAGATTGTTAAAATGGAGGATCGGGTTACGAGTGAAATTCCGAAACCATTCACCGTTCGATCGGACAACAGAGCGAGGAAGCCTGGTCAGTATTATTACGAGAGGAATGTGTTGCGTCGATATCCGGACGATACGAAGACGGTGGAGGATCGGGGGGAGAGTTACAGCGGTGGGGAGGCATCGATCGGCGATCGAATCTTTATAGGTGGTTCCGTGAGAAACGGCGAGCAGATTGTCGACGGAAATGCGAACGACGCGGATGCGATAGGAACGATGAATCAAAGGAGGAACGAATCGTTGGAAGGCGATGACGTGGACCGGGGCCTTGATGAAGAGGCCTTCTCGGACGA
- the LOC107998766 gene encoding uncharacterized protein LOC107998766 isoform X2 — protein sequence MVEFVRKLFERVGQSIDRKRLVNGDKGGAGDVDNNSKIDRFSKVGHAETRNSRPSDGGKDEEKYLQRYPEGGGVSPAGNNGKEYGVTWMERNNYQGDHKIQPDEHDLLEAVNFGLDAMNELYAVKEPMLYSMGLYLDSDNPARHVAIFNDQTEEARMLAKYGYAVLQGATLFKRKFPNTPTDTLLSLRRSQSDPLRRSCPNRGVPDCPAASLRYRTSDGSCNNLKHLWWGSAMSTMERFLPPIYGDGIQSIRRSITGGPLPSPRLISAIIHKDKDVPLESVTHMLMQWGQFIDHDLTATGQSRGFNGSVPQCCLKSGLGFQPPEFMHPECLPIPVSPQDHFFGPLGIRCLEFARSGPAPKEDCEFGPREQLTQVTSYLDASMVYSSHPFVTDSLRLFRNGLLQYGKIQSHRPVLAKMDPDICRRGSLSTSCFKAGDGRLVEQPALTSLHVVFLRLHNRIATKLAALNAHWSDEKLFQESRRIVAAIVQHITYREFLPIVLGQDVMRIFGLELLSEGYYEGYDPNVNPTVANAFSTAAYRFGHSLVQHSFVRFDSDHRPIFNNVSIHDELANLGDLETAGSVDRLLLGLINQPAQRRDEHISEELTNHLFQTPSFPFGMDLASINIQRGRDHGIPPYVRWREPCALSPIRDFDDLDKVIPPSTASKFRSVYSSVEDIDLFSGGIAEKSVKGGLVGPTFACIIGQQFNNLRRGDRFWYENSENGFTGGQLRQIRRVTLSQVLCITMDDIETVQPFVFLTRDTLKNQPLPCNDSLLHRFNLEFWAEGSVQDPPFRRRGILDTIKKRITSTGGATPAPESVATSTTSRSVPQQGAIAPHNNLNPPKASIHQQNRIVVKKPLHPSDNLTIVVQNNAINSPVFVNDAIYGSDIRVNPSLNQQTRQKETQQTDVPHGLLHIPVHVSPPKPIPTVHPLANPFHADRPYVPYAFHDPNNPNPTIRRPTYSEDVVFDSFPGTSPRPTLYTYYTNFLKPAGTRTPIYATWNQQQDRGSSDQLHNDRSDIWQKLHYRSSPSPGSFTSRPFTEAASSEAKHSENRYTAVSSDHRSSAAPHRTGSNDREPTSHDHHGFAASLNEKGSGDPNSSSSATNDRLGHPDSTGDRTTVPYYSNDRSSEGTSFYQSLATRDPSKNHGATTEGTTSEAGYKIVKMEDRVTSEIPKPFTVRSDNRARKPGQYYYERNVLRRYPDDTKTVEDRGESYSGGEASIGDRIFIGGSVRNGEQIVDGNANDADAIGTMNQRRNESLEGDDVDRGLDEEAFSDEIETAEPRYSDWLNPEEDPSLSSVFEMPKIPSSEATAAKELPKPMTRLKNYAF from the exons ATGGTGGAATTCGTGCGGAAATTATTCGAACGCGTGGGACAATCGATCGACAGGAAGAGGCTCGTAAACGGCGATAAAGGAGGCGCGGGCGACGTTGATAATAATAgcaagatcgatcgattttcgaaGGTGGGACACGCGGAGACGAGGAATTCAAGGCCGTCGGATGGAGGAAAGgacgaggaaaaatatttgcagaGGTATCCCGAGGGTGGTGGAGTTTCTCCGGCGGGGAATAATGGAAAGGAATACGGAGTAACTTGGATGGAAAGGAACAATTATCAGGGTGATCACAAAATCCAACCCGACGAGCACGATTTGTTAGAGGCGGTTAATTTTGGCCTCGACGCCATGAACGAGTTGTACGCGGTCAAGGAACCGATGCTCTACTCGATGG GCCTTTACCTCGATTCGGACAATCCTGCAAGGCACGTGGCAATTTTTAACGACCAAACAGAGGAAGCAAGAATGCTCGCCAAGTACGGTTACGCTGTTCTCCAGGGCGCCACGTTGTTCAAAAGAAA ATTCCCGAACACGCCGACGGACACGCTTCTGTCTCTACGTCGGAGTCAAAGCGATCCACTCCGACGTAGCTGCCCGAACAGAGGAGTTCCAGACTGTCCAGCGGCTAGTTTGAGATACAGAACGTCCGATGGAAGCTGTAACAACCTGAAGCATCTCTGGTGGGGCTCGGCCATGTCCACGATGGAAAG ATTCTTGCCACCAATTTACGGGGATGGAATTCAGAGTATCAGGAGATCGATAACCGGAGGGCCGCTTCCCAGCCCGAGACTGATAAGCGCGATAATTCACAAGGACAAAGATGTTCCTTTGGAGTCTGTCACTCATATGCTGATGCAGTGGGGGCAGTTTATCGACCATGACTTGACAG CCACCGGACAAAGCAGAGGATTTAACGGCAGCGTGCCGCAGTGTTGCCTGAAATCTGGCTTAGGCTTCCAACCGCCGGAATTTATG CATCCAGAGTGTTTACCGATACCGGTCAGCCCGCAAGACCATTTCTTCGGCCCTCTGGGTATCAGGTGTTTGGAATTCGCTCGCAGCGGTCCGGCGCCGAAAGAAGACTGCGAGTTCGGGCCCAGAGAGCAATTGACGCAAGTGACGAGCTACCTGGATGCTTCCATGGTGTACAGCAGCCACCCGTTCGTCACGGACTCTTTAAGATTATTTCGAAACG GTCTGTTGCAGTACGGAAAGATTCAGTCGCACAGGCCGGTGCTGGCCAAAATGGATCCCGACATTTGCAGACGCGGGTCGTTATCCACGAGCTGCTTCAAAGCCGGCGACGGCCGGCTTGTCGAGCAGCCCGCCCTCACTTCCCTCCACGTCGTTTTTCTCAGGCTGCACAATAGAATAGCGACGAAACTTGCCGCGTTGAACGCTCATTGGAGCGACGAGAAACTGTTTCAAGAATCCCGGAGAATCGTCGCCGCCATTGTCCAGCACATCACCTACAGAGAATTTCTGCCCATTGTCCTTG GTCAGGACGTGATGAGGATATTCGGGCTGGAACTGCTGAGCGAAGGATATTACGAGGGCTACGATCCAAATGTGAACCCGACCGTCGCGAACGCGTTCTCCACGGCCGCTTATCGCTTCGGCCACTCCCTGGTCCAGCACAGCTTCGTCCGCTTCGACAGCGACCATCGGCCTATTTTCAACA ATGTCTCGATTCACGACGAGCTGGCCAATCTCGGCGATTTGGAGACAGCGGGATCCGTGGACCGCCTTCTTCTCGGCCTGATCAATCAACCCGCCCAGAGAAGGGACGAGCACATAAGCGAAGAACTGACCAATCACCTGTTCCAGACTCCCAGCTTCCCCTTCGGGATGGATCTGGCTTCCATCAACATCCAACGGGGAAGGGATCACGGGATCCCCCCCTACGTCCGCTGGAGAGAACCCTGCGCCCTGTCCCCCATAAGAGACTTCGACGACTTGGACAAAGTTATCCCGCCGTCCACCGCGAGCAAGTTCAGATCGGTCTATTCGTCGGTGGAGGATATCGATTTATTCAGCGGCGGGATCGCGGAGAAATCGGTGAAGGGTGGTTTGGTGGGACCCACGTTCGCCTGTATAATCGGCCAACAGTTTAATAACCTTCGTCGAGGCGATAGATTCTGGTACGAGAATTCCGAAAACGGTTTCACGGGTGGACAGCTTCGACAAATCAGACGCGTCACCCTGTCCCAGGTTCTCTGCATCACGATGGACGATATCGAGACCGTTCAACCGTTCGTGTTCTTGACACGAGACACCTTGAAGAATCAACCCCTGCCCTGCAACGATTCCCTCCTTCACCGATTCAACTTGGAATTTTGGGCGGAGGGTAGCGTGCAGGATCCTCCCTTTAGAAGAAGGGGGATACTGGACACTATAAAGAAGAGGATCACCTCGACCGGAGGTGCAACCCCTGCCCCGGAGAGCGTTGCCACGTCGACCACGTCGAGGAGCGTTCCTCAGCAAGGCGCGATAGCACCGCACAACAACTTAAATCCCCCGAAGGCGAGCATCCATCAGCAGAATAGGATCGTAGTGAAGAAACCGTTGCACCCGTCCGACAACCTCACCATAGTCGTGCAAAATAACGCCATCAATTCCCCCGTGTTCGTGAACGACGCCATTTACGGGTCCGACATAAGGGTGAATCCTTCCCTCAATCAACAAACCCGACAGAAGGAGACGCAACAGACGGACGTCCCCCACGGATTGCTGCATATCCCCGTCCACGTGTCCCCGCCGAAACCCATACCCACGGTCCATCCTTTGGCGAATCCTTTTCACGCGGATCGCCCTTACGTCCCCTACGCGTTCCACGACCCGAATAACCCGAACCCAACGATCCGCAGGCCGACTTACTCCGAGGACGTGGTGTTCGACAGTTTCCCCGGCACCAGCCCCAGGCCGACTTTGTACACCTACTACACCAATTTCCTGAAGCCGGCCGGCACGCGCACGCCGATTTACGCGACCTGGAACCAACAACAAGATCGAGGCTCCTCCGACCAATTGCACAACGATCGATCCGACATTTGGCAGAAATTGCACTATCGATCTTCGCCTTCGCCCGGATCTTTCACGAGCCGACCTTTCACGGAAGCGGCGAGCAGCGAAGCCAAGCATTCCGAAAATAGATACACCGCGGTGTCCTCGGATCACCGTTCGAGCGCTGCGCCTCATCGAACGGGATCCAACGATCGAGAACCGACCAGCCACGATCATCACGGGTTTGCGGCGAGCTTGAACGAGAAGGGAAGCGGCGATCCTAATTCGAGCTCCTCCGCAACGAACGACCGACTCGGTCATCCGGATTCGACCGGGGATCGTACAACTGTTCCATATTATTCGAACGATCGCTCGTCCGAGGGGACGAGTTTCTATCAGAGTCTTGCGACGCGAGATCCATCCAAGAATCACGGTGCGACGACGGAGGGGACGACGAGCGAAGCGGGGTATAAGATTGTTAAAATGGAGGATCGGGTTACGAGTGAAATTCCGAAACCATTCACCGTTCGATCGGACAACAGAGCGAGGAAGCCTGGTCAGTATTATTACGAGAGGAATGTGTTGCGTCGATATCCGGACGATACGAAGACGGTGGAGGATCGGGGGGAGAGTTACAGCGGTGGGGAGGCATCGATCGGCGATCGAATCTTTATAGGTGGTTCCGTGAGAAACGGCGAGCAGATTGTCGACGGAAATGCGAACGACGCGGATGCGATAGGAACGATGAATCAAAGGAGGAACGAATCGTTGGAAGGCGATGACGTGGACCGGGGCCTTGATGAAGAGGCCTTCTCGGACGA